The sequence CCAGGGCGACCAGCACGGTCAGGACACCTGCTCCGGGCCGCTCTGCGGGTAGATCATCACCTCGGCGCGGTGCAGCTTCTCGCCGAGGTTCACCTCCCAGCCGGCCTCCCCGTACGCCTCGAAGGAGAGCCGGGCCCCACCCGGCGCCTGGTAGTCGTGGTAGCGCATGGTGCCGCGCGGGTCGAGGCCGGTGCCCTCGGTGGCGGTGTAGCGCGCCTGGCCGGACTCGTCCCAGCTGTAGCGGCGGCCGTCGACGTCCAGGGTGGGCGCGCCCGGGGTGACGGTGGCGGACGGCTGGCCGGTCCAGAGCACCAGCTCCAGGTCCGGGTCCTCCTCGACGGAGAGCCAGCGCTTGACCCCGCCCGCGTCGTCGAGCAGGTGCTCGGCCCAGCTCCAACCGCCCTCGACCAGGTGCACCGAGCCGCGGACGGTGTACGGCACCTGACGGATCTCGACGATGTCGCCGGGCTTGAGCCGGCGTGGGTCGCCGCGCAGGG comes from Micromonospora viridifaciens and encodes:
- a CDS encoding DUF4178 domain-containing protein yields the protein MNGSVAYLVTALGCLVGVAGVVIAVVALRKARSGPRPPAPGDPFRDRDADALRGDPRRLKPGDIVEIRQVPYTVRGSVHLVEGGWSWAEHLLDDAGGVKRWLSVEEDPDLELVLWTGQPSATVTPGAPTLDVDGRRYSWDESGQARYTATEGTGLDPRGTMRYHDYQAPGGARLSFEAYGEAGWEVNLGEKLHRAEVMIYPQSGPEQVS